The region GGGCTTTGCGCTTTGAGGTCTTCAAAGCGGAACTTATATTCCTCTGCAAGCTGTTGAATTTCTTGCTCGATCTCTTCCAGCCTTGGTTGAACTCGTTGTTGTTCTTCTTCGCTGATATCAGCTTGCAATCTGAGATCCTGCCGTTCTCGATCTAATTGTTCTAGTTTAGACTCTATCTCATACAGTCCTACCAAGATCGAACGCCTATTACCCTCGCCAAAATCGATAGAACCATGGGCTAGTTGGTCTAAAAATGCTCTGGCTTTCGACCGTTCGATATGCTCTAGCATTTTCTTAAAATCTTGGCGTTGGTGGTAAAGATCGATGAGGCGGTAATGAGCCTTATCTAAAAGCATACGTGGCCCCTCTTGTAACGTTTGGACTCGAATGCCGGCGATCGTTCTATCTGTAAACTCGACTGAGCGTTCGTAGGTCGCAATAGCGGGCAAGATTTGAGCTTGTTTTTCATAAGCTAGACCCAATATCATCAGGGCAGTTGAACCCAAAAGAATCTGCTGGCGCTCTAAAAACCAGGTGACAGATTTTTGGATTGTCGTTTGAGCTTGGCCAAAGTTTTGGTTACCGATATAGGCTTTGGCTAGATGAATTTGAGTCATCGCGATCGACAACTTGAGTCCTTCTTTTTCAAAAAAGGCTAAAGCTGCTTCGAGTTTGGCGATCGCGAGTTTCCATTCTTGTGCATTGAGATGAGTCTGGGCTTCCTCAATCAGTTTATTGGCTTGAAAACGAGAGGTTACAGCAAGAGCAGACTGGCGAAAACCAGAAATACTCTGCGTAAATACTGTAGCCAACAAACCTAAAACTAACAGATGAAAATGACGACGGTTCATGGCATAGAAAGTTGATCGAGTTGTTCTTGAATCTCAGTAATCCGTTGTTGGTTACCTAAAGCCTGATAAGTAGCCAGGGCAGCTTCCAACCATTCTCTAGCCTTTTCGGGAATCGCGCGATCGGCATAAATTTGTCCCAAACGAGATTGGACGGCAGCTAATTGAGCAGTTCCCGGTTCAGCAATTTCAGCCGCAGATTGATAGCGCCAAATAGCAAACCGCCTTAAATATATCCAATTGTATAAGTCTCCCAAAAGTCGATACACTGTTTCGGTTTTGGATTCCTTGGGCAGCGCTTCTAAAACGGCAATGGCTTCCGCATTGAGATGATACCCGAAATAAAGATGGGCAAGCAGTAGGCTCCGTTCTGTTTCTGAAGTTTCTAAGTTTAAGATAGAAGCCGCTCTTTCTCGTACATGAGCTGCATCATCCGGATTAAGAACTTCAAAGCTAATGTTAGTTTCTTCGGCGGAAGAAGGCTCTGATTCTGGAGTATCGACGACTAGAAAGTAGGTTTTGCCAGAGAGCAAGGGCGGCCCGTCATATTGCACTCGATCTTGGTTGGTTTCTTGTGTCCAAAGGGGTTCTGCATTATCGGTTTCAAAGATCTCAACAGTGTAAGTTGAAGCACTAGGAAGGGAATTCCAGCGCAGGAGCGGTTGAGGGTTAAGAATTGTGGTGCGGCGAGGGGAGATGATATAAGGAATGAGATCGTCTTTAGGATTTTTGCCTTCCCCGCGAGGGCAATTATGTTTGAGTTGAGCGCTTGTGAAAAGTGGGGATTTTGCAGATTGAAGCTGTAGGTTGCTAAGTTTAGTCGTAGGAGCAAGACAGGCTGACTCAGCTCCCCAATTCGGTGTAGCGATCGCGCCAACAGTTATGACTAAAAGTGAAATAATAAACCAAGCTTTAGCTTTTGTTGATAAATAACTCATAACACTCAATCGATACTTGAAGCAAGATCCTCAGACGCAACCAAGAATTTCTGTGCTTCTGCTTGCCATTGTTGAATTTCTGGAAAATCGCGATCGCGCTCTTGAGCATATTGGTAACATAATTTCCAGGAGTTCTGGGCCTGCTTCATCTTTTCTTCCTGTTCTGCAACTTGGGCGAGTAAACAATGAGCCGCAGGACGCTCGTCTTCCAAAGTTAGGGATTTCTGGAGTTGTTCTTTGGCTAAGGAGAGGTTACTCGTAGCTAATCCAGCCCAAGCTAGATTTTTATGCAAGGCTGCCTGTAGGCTTTCGGTATATTGGGGGTCGTTGAAACCCTGCTGAACGCCCATTTCCAAGATAGGCAGAGCCGATCGCGGATCGTTTTGTAGTAAATAAAGGCGACCGAGATCGTTATAGGCGCGAGAAAAGGTGGCTTGAGAGGCGATCGCCTGCTGATAACGCTCCTTTGCCATTTCCATATTACCTTCCTCCTCCGCAAAAAAACCCAAGTAATAGTGAGACTCAGCTTTTTTCGGATTAAACCGAAGTGCCCAGCGAAAAAGAGATTCCGCCCTCTGCCAATTATCATCTGCATAGGCATTATAGCCTTGCTCATTCAGCTCCGTCGCCACCCATGGTACGCCCCATAACCACATTGCTATACTCACAACCACTGCTGCACTGACTCCCTGGAATGGGCGAAACGTTTTCCACCCCACAAACAAGCCATTGCGCCACCAGGTTTGCTGTAATAAATGTTGTCGAGCGACGACGGCTGAAGCGGGACGAGATTGGGCTTCCAGGGCAGTCATTGATACGAGTAAATCCGCAAATAGAGCGGAAATTTGCACGCGATCTTGCCAGCAGATTTGATGGGTTTGCGGGTCAAATTCTAACTTGGAAATCGGTTGACCGACGAGTAAGGAAATTAGGGTTCTTCCTAATGCAAACAGATCGGATAATGCTGTGGTGAAGCCCTGCATTTGTTCGGGAGGAGAATAGCCCCGTGCATAGATTTTGGTGGTGGATTGTTCGGCTTTCTGTTTCTCCAGAAAGGTTTCCGTGACTTCACGTATTGCACCAAAGTCAACCAACACCAATTGACCATCGGGTTTGAGCATGATGTTTCCCGGTTTGATATCTCGGTGTAATACGGGTGGGTTTTGACTGTGGAGATAGATGAGGATATCGAGCAGTTGCGTCAACCATTGTTTGGCTAGGGGTTCGGAGAGGGGTGGGTTTTTCTCTTGCCAAGTGCGGAGATCCTCTCCTGCAATATATTCCATGACTAAGCAATGATACGGTTCAAACCGGTGGGGAGAGCGGTAAAGAAAATAGCCATCGGGGTCGCCTTTGGGGATGCCGGGATGGTCTAGGGTTTGCAGAGCATGGGCTTCTCTTTTGAATAAGGTAATCACTTTTTGGCGATCGCCTTCCTCAATAAAGTTTTGCTCTGGGTCAAGCACTTTCAGCACTTTGGGGCGATCGGATTGAGTGTCGTTTAACAGGAAAGTTTTGCCAAAGCTGCCACTTCCTAGTGATTTAACCACTCTATAGCGCTCTTGCAGGAGTAAACCCTCGATGATATCCATTTTTAGCTACGGTATGACTTCACCCAACAACAACCAGTTTCTTCTAGTGTATCCGACCAGAAAATTGGCGATCGCTTGGTTGTGAGTCTCTTGCCAGATTTTTTGCCAAGCCAAGGGTGAATCAAATCCTTGGTTTAAACGAGTTTTGACCACTTTGAGAAGTTTTTGCTCGTTATTGCTTTCTGGCCAAACTAGGAGATGGGTTTGTAGCACGGAGTTGGGTTCGAGCTGTTGGGTTTGGCAGACTTGCCAGATCCCATTGATGAAGCGATCGCTCAATTGCTGACGCATATATTTAGCAATCATCGGGTCAAGTTGAAATCCTGGAGGATGGGTTTCTGGAGCGATCATCACCCAATCCAACCGTTGGAGCTGACTGAGGCTATTGCTAACTTTGGACTGCTCGACTCCACCACTGATCGCCTGAGTCAGTTCCTCTAGGGTAACGGATTGATTTTCAGCAATTGTGAGCCAATCCAGGAGCGATCGCACTTCTGGCTGAAGATGGTTAAGTTGAGCTTGCACTGCTTGAGCCACAGCATCCCCAATAAAGAGGGACGTACTCTCTAAAAACGGCTCTAGATTGTCGTGCCATTGGTTTTTCAGCGTCATAGCAGCCATGGATAAGGCTCTAGGGTTGCCTTGATAGCGTTGGATCAGGGTTTGTCGCTCAGTGGGTGTACCTTGGATGTTGAGGCGATCGAGCAATTCCAGAGCATCACTCTCACAAAGCCCTTTCAGGCGTAATTCTCGCACGGCTTCATCATTCAACAGTTGGGCATATTCAGCCGGTTGCTGTTCAGAAATCAGCACAATACAACTTCTATGAGTTTGTTGGCTCAAGCTTTGCAACAGATGGGAATAGTCATGACTCGGTTGCTCTCCCAATTTTGCCCCACAAACAGCTTGCCAGTCATCTAGAATCAGCAAACAGGGATAATTATGCAGCCAGCGCAGTAGATCCACAGTTAACCATTGCTCTTTAGGTTCAACATCAGGAGCAAGCAGGGGTTTGAGGCTGGCAATTAAATCTGAGAGACGAGGGAAATTGAGAAGACTTCGCCACACCACCACTTGAAATGGAGTCTCTTTTTCCTCAGCTAAGGTGACAGCTAATTTTGCCACCAACAGACTTTTCCCAACCCCATATTTACCCCATAAAAGCAGCAGTTGTGTCTGTTCAGAAGTGAACCAGAATTTTAAGGTATCTAGTTCAGCTTTGCGTCCTAGAAAACGATCGATGTTTGGAGCTTGGATCAGATCGATTGACCTTAAAGCTGAATAAGTGGGCCAAGTGATTCCCCCTCGACGATACTGTTCTAAAAATAAAGGCACTTCACTCCAATGCTTGACTTTTCGTCCCGTCAGTTGTTCCACATAACGATAGATCTTACGTGAAAGCTCTGTCCGCACATGCTTTTCAGAAAGGTGCAGCACTTGCCCTATCTCTTTAGCATCATGACCGCAGAGTAAACCCCGGAGGAATTCTTTCTCTTGATCCTCAAGGGTAGGAGGCTGTTTAGAGTCGTATGCTTGTTTGGCCGTGCCCAGGTCGCGATAGAGTTCCTCTAGTAACCAAACCTGACTGGCTCTGGAAAATGCGGGTGAAGGGTTTTGTTCTGTAGGCATGAATCAATGGGATGAGCAGATCCTCTTGTCTACTATAGGGTTTCTAGAGTCTCTCTAGCCTTGTGAAGTTATTTAAAGCTGTAAGATCCAACTTTGGTTGGCAATGTTTTGCCTGTTTAGTGCATATTCTCCAACCAAAGTTGGCTGACAATTGCATGAATGTCCTCATATCCTGGAATGGAGTTAGGAAAATGCTAACCAGAATAGGGGGAATTAGTGATGATCAGGAATCCAAGCCATTCACTGGAATTTAAGCCATCTACTGAAGGAGCGATTTTTGTTCCTAATCCTAATAATGATGATAGTGTAAAGATCGTCTTCACACCTCAAGGTAAAAAGCCAGTCGTCGTTACGCCCCTGCCCGTTTCACTTGTTCCGATGAATTAGGAGGCACTTATGATTGATATCTTTAATCCTCTACCTGGGGATGGTTTAGAACCGGAAGAGCAAAAACTCTATACTCTTATTAATGAGTATCGCGGCCAAAATGGACTCCCTGCAATTCCTTTATCCAATGCTCTCACCTTAGTTGCTAATCGCCATGTTCAAGATGTTGCGGAAAATTTACAAATTACTATAGGCGATTCTCGTAATCCTCATTCTTGGAGTTGGGGAGCATACGATCCGGATAATGAAAGTACCTATCCCAATATATGGGAAGCGCCTCAACGCTTGCAAACCGGTTATCCCGGTAATGGATATGAGAACTTCTTCCTAACTTCCGCTCCTTTGGCTACGGCTGAACAGGCGTTTAATTCTTGGATTAATAGTCCCGATCACAATGCAACTATTCTCAATCAAGGGGACTGGCAACGTTTTTCCTGGGATGCTTTGGGTGTTGGGTTGTATGAGGGATACGGTGCGTTATGGTTTGGAGATGAACCCGATCCGACTGGAGCGCCGCCTATCGGTGGTTCGCCAACTCCTTCACCAACCCCGACTCCTAGTCCAAACTTAACTCCACCTTCTTTACCTCCTCTTCCTCCTTCTCCACCGACTCCACAGCCTACTCCCTTTATATTGGGTTCGGAGGCTAATGACCAAATCATGGGAACTGCTGGTGTTGATACCATTTTGGCTCTAGGTGGAGACGATATTGCCATGGGAAATAGTGGCAATGATTATGTGAATGGGAATTTAGGGAATGACCAAGTAGCGGGAGATTTTGGGGATGATTCCGTGCGCGGGGGACAGGGGAATGATTTTGTGACTGGGGGAGAGGGTAATGATTTTGTTTTTGGCGATCGCCAAAACGATCAGGTTTTTGGTGATAACGGAGATGATATCCTCTATGGTGGCCAAAATGAAGATTATCTTGATGGAGGTGCGGGCAATGATATCCTCTACGGCGATCTCGGTGCTGATGTCCTAATTGGTGGTGCAGGCAATGATATTTTTGTCCTCCGTCCCGATGCCCCTGACCTAATTTTCTTCAATGATCTCGAAGATTTTATTGGCTTAACTGGAGGATTATCCTTTAATAGCTTAACCTTTAATTCTGGAATTGGAGACTTGGCAAATTCAACTTTAATTGCTCAAGCGGGAACGAATCAGATATTAGCCATTCTTTCCAATGTTAACCCTAGCCAAATAGATGCCAGAGACTTTGTGACTCTCTAGAAAAAGGTAATGGGTAATGGGTCATGACCCATTACCGCGCGAAGCGCTGTAACATCGAAAATCCCTGTAGATGACAGCAAATCATAAAAAAAATGAGTCAAAGTGAGTCATTTTTTGTAAATTATTGTGATATAATTTTAGCCATTTTAATATATAAAAATATTTTAAATTTTCTGTACTTGATCCTGTTAAATAAGCTAGAGTATTTAAGTGGAGACACAATATATAAAAAAGAGGTAAAGAAATCAGGAAAAACTGATTTCTCCTCTTTTTTTCTCTAAATCTGACATTTCAAAGGCTTACCCTGAACTCAACTAGGAGGCACTACCCATGATTCGCTTCGGAACGCCAGAGAATGACTTAATCGTTGAAACCCAGGAAAATGACATCATTTGGGGATTAGCGGGGGCAGATATTATTGCTAGTAATGCGGGCAATGATGAACTCTATGGCAACCAAGGAAATGATGTCCTTTTAGGGGGAAGGGGTGCAGATAGAATCTGGGGAGGACAGGGTGATGATTTGATCGTCGGCAATCCAGATGAGGATTATGTGAATGGTAATCAGGGAAATGATACGGTACATGGCGGTCAGGGGGATGACTGTGTACGGGGCGGACAGGGAAATGATTGGGTTTCCGGCGATCGCGGCAACGATATCCTCTACGGTGACTTAGGCGACGATACCCTAGTCGGCGGCCCCGGACAAGATATCTTTGTCTTAGGCAGTGGTGAAGATGTCATTGTGGACTTTACCCCAGGACAGGATAAGATTGGCTTGGCTGCTGGAGTCACGTTTGATAGTCTACAGGTGAGTCAACGGGGAGAAGATAGTGTGGTGAGCGATCGCGGCACCGGAGCCATTATCGGCATCTTCCAAGGCATCAACGCAACCAGCCTTGAGGCATCCCAATTCACCAACCTCCTCCTCAACATCCCCGCTCCCTCACCCCCGCCTTCCGTACCCGATATTCCCTCATCTTCTCCCCCTCCCGCACCGAGCCTTTCCATCCTCCCACCTGCGGCTGAAGTCACCCCCATAGAAACCGATCCCGGCAACACCTTAGAAACCGCCAGTAGCATCTCCCTATCCTCCAATACCCGCACCTTCTCCCAAAGCGTCGGCGGAAGCGATGTTGCCGACTATTACAAATTCAGCCTCGGCGCAACCAACACCTTCGAGTTATCCCTAACTGGACTTACTGCCTTAGCCACTGTTGATGTCTTAGATGCAGAGGGTAACATCGTTCTCAACGGACAACTAGCGAACAACACCTCCGTCATCTCTGGAGAACTCCCCAATGGTGCATATCGGTTACGCATCACCAGCGACGCTCCCACCAACTACCTACTCAATACCCGCATAACCCCGCAACTTCCTGGAGTAACTACGACTATTTCTAATCTCCTACTTGAAACTTTTACGGATGTCTCTGGGCCACTCATTGGTTTGGATAATCTCAGGTCAGATCAACGTTTTAATGGTGTAGATGGTACAGGGTTTGCAGCCGTTGTCCTTGATACAGGAATTAACAAAGATCATCCTGCTTTTGGAAACCGTGTAGTTTATACAGAAGATTTCATAGATAGCGATCCAACAGATGCTTCAGATGCCAATGGTCATGGCTCCCATGTTTCTAGTATCATTGCATCTTCACATCCTGAGTATCCTGGAGTAGCACCTGGTGCAGATATTATTCATCTCAAGGTCTTCAGTGATGATGAAGCTACTAATAAGACTCCTGGGTTGGTAGCAGCAGCAGTTCAACAAGCTTTGCAGTGGGTTATTGACAATGCTGATAAGTATGACATTGCTAGTGTCAATATGTCATTAGGTGCTGGAAATTTTGAGCAGCTTCAATCTGATTATTTGTCAGAAGAAATCGAACAAATAATTCAAAAAAATATCATTGTTGTCTCAGCTTCTGGTAACTCTTTTTATCCTTTCAAGAGTGTGCCAGGTGTTGCTTACCCTGCTGCCGATCCAAATTCACTATCAATTGGAGCAATTTTTGATACCAACGTTAATTTACCTCCCTTATCCTATGCTAGTCCACTAAGATGGAGAAATGGTGCAAGAGACGATAGCACTGATACAGATCGAATTGTTTCGTTTTCTCAGCGTCATCCTACACTAACAACTGTCTTTGCACCTGGATCAGTAATTTTTGGTGCTAATCCTAGTGGAAATGAATTCAACGACAGATCAGGGACATCGCAAGCTGCTCCTCATGTAGCAGGAATGGCAGTTTTGGCGCAGCAGTTGGCGATGCAAACTCTAGGCAGAAAATTGACCCATGCTGAGTTTGAACAAATGCTCAAAGAGAGTGGTGATAACATTTTTGATGGAGATGATGAACAGGATAATGTTGACAGCACCAATACCAGTTATAAACGGGCTAATATGTTTGCCTTGGCTGAGGCAATTGTACAGTTGCCCTCTTCTATCCCCTTACAGGCTAATCCAGATACTTTAAGTGGCTTTTCGACAACGGTAACCGGCACATCGGGTGATGACTCTCTTCCTCAACAGGCTAACGCTAGTAATACTGTTCCCATTACCATCAATACGGCTGACATCTTAGCCAATGATTTACCGAATAATAATCTGGTGGTTGATAGTGTCAGCAATCCATTTGGTAATTCAGTTGATTTAGCTGGTGATACGATCACGTTTATCCCCAATATCTTAAACCCAGGAGGATTTGACTATACGGCCAGAAACGCGACCACAAACCAGACCTCGAATTCAGCAAAAGTCATCCTAAACTTTGACCTCAATCTTGATGGACTAGCAGGTAATGATCTTCTCATTGGAGGAGTATTGGGTCGCGATACCATTCAAGGTGGAGACGGAAATGACACCATCTTCGCAGGTGTTAATTCTATGAATAATGATACTGTCGGTGGTAGCGATACCGTTGCTGGTGGTCGCGATAATGACAGTATTTGGGGAGGTAACGGCGATGATTACCTCGACGTTGACGCGAGTCTAGTCAATTCCATCATTCCTGCAAGTGATGACGCTGTTCAAGGCAATGACACCATAGACGGTGGATTTGGTAATGATACTATCGGTCGTTTGGGTGCTTCAGTAGGAGCTACTGGAGTAGATTACTACGATGGTAGGGAGGGTAACGACAGTATCCTTGGTGGAAACCAAGGTTCCAATGCTATTGGAGATACTCTTATCGGAGGAGATGGAAATGATACTATCCGTGGTGGAACCGATGATTCTGGTCGAGATTCCATCGTTGGTGGTAATGGAAATGACAGCATTGCAGGTGGTGCAGAGGGTTCAGGTGGCGATACCATTGACGGTGGTAATGGCGAAGATAGCATCCAAGGTGGGGCAGGAAGCGATAGTCTTCTTGGTGGTATTGGTCACGATTTCATCGATGGTGGAAATGATAATGATACGGTCTTAGGTGGAGACCAAAATGATACCCTCCTTGGGGGTGCTGGTAATGACAGTATCCTTGGTGGAAATGACCAAGATACCATTGAAGGAGGCTTTGGTAGTGACACTCTCAGTGGTTTTAATGGCTCCAGTGGAGGAGATGGAACAGACCGCTTTGTCTATAATCTGAATGCTATTTTAGATCCCTCACCCACAACGGTTGGAAATATTAGTAATGTTCCCCCCGCAGTTTCTCAATCTGAAGCAGATTATATTCTGGCGTTTGATGTCAATCAAGACCAAATTGAAATAGGAACTACTATTGTTCCGAATGTCGATCTAGATAATACTCAAGATCCACCCAGTCCAGTGTCTTTAATCTTTGGAGGTCTTCCGGTTAATATTGGCAGTGGTGTTGGCTCGACTGTCGGTGCAACTTACATTACCGGAACTAGCGATTCTTTGATTTACATTGAGCGAAATGGAGTTGCTGGTTTTACCAATGAAGATATTGCCTTAATGACCCTTGTTGGTGTTACTCCTAATAGTCTATCAAGCGCTAATTTTTTAGGTACTCCCATTCCTCAACCAACAGTTACCTTAGAGCTGATTGATGGTGTAGCCGCAGAAAATAATACTTCTAATGTTGCTACATTTACTGTCACTCGAACAGGAGGGAATATAGCAACCAATCTTAGCGTCAACTATACATTGGGTGGCACAGCCGTTAATGGTACAGATTATCAATCCCTCAGTGGTAGCGTTACCATTCCTGCGGGTCAAACCCAAGCAGTCATTACCGTTACTCCCATTGATGATTTGTTATTTGATGGTGCAACAACAGTTGATGTAACTCTAGCTGCCAGTGGTGCGTATGTTCTCGGTACACCGAATACTGGTCAAGCCACGATTTACGATAACGAAACGGTTTATGTTGATGATGCCTATACCACTGCAAATGCAACAGTGGAAGGAGGTCAAGCTGTAGTTGGGATAAACGCCTTTGACCAAATTAACCCTGCCATTCAAGCGGCAGGTGGTGATAATGCACCTCCTCCAGCAACCAATGCTAACCCCGGAATTGTCGTGGTAAGGGCAGGAAATTATCCAGAGAGTGTAGTGATTGACCGTACTATCAGTTTGCGAGGCCCCAATGCAGGAGTAGCGGGAAACGGCACTCGTAATCCAGAAGCCAATATTACAGGAAGTTTAACGGGTTCTATTACCTTTGATGGTACGTTCCCAAACACAGGCCCTGTGGAAATTGATGGTTTCCGCATTGATCCCCCAGATGGCATTATTGGGATTAATACCTTAAATGCTGGAAATAACACGATCGTTACCAACAATATTATTGAAAATGTGACGAACGAACAAGCTATTTTCAATCCTCCCCAAACCAATCCAGCGTTAAACGATACTGAGAACTTGACCATATCGAATAACTTGATTCGGAATATCACAACGACTGGGGGTATTACAGATAGAAATGGTATTTTCTTGCTGGGTGTTACCAATCTGAATATCCAGAATAACGAAATTCAGGATATTACTGGAACCACTAGCCGGGGGATTAATGTTAGTGGAATTGATGGAGGAACGATTGCTAACAATACCATTACCAATACGACGGAAGATGCTATTCAAATTGGTAATAATTTAGGAGGGTTTACCACTGGAAATGTAACTATTTCTGATAATACGATTACCAATGCCAATACTTCTGGTAGTGCAAGTAATGCAGGTATTCGTTTGCGAGATGGAGCTTTTGGTGCAGCCATCAATGTTACAGGTAACAATGTCAGCACTAGCTTC is a window of Roseofilum capinflatum BLCC-M114 DNA encoding:
- a CDS encoding tetratricopeptide repeat protein encodes the protein MSYLSTKAKAWFIISLLVITVGAIATPNWGAESACLAPTTKLSNLQLQSAKSPLFTSAQLKHNCPRGEGKNPKDDLIPYIISPRRTTILNPQPLLRWNSLPSASTYTVEIFETDNAEPLWTQETNQDRVQYDGPPLLSGKTYFLVVDTPESEPSSAEETNISFEVLNPDDAAHVRERAASILNLETSETERSLLLAHLYFGYHLNAEAIAVLEALPKESKTETVYRLLGDLYNWIYLRRFAIWRYQSAAEIAEPGTAQLAAVQSRLGQIYADRAIPEKAREWLEAALATYQALGNQQRITEIQEQLDQLSMP
- a CDS encoding serine/threonine-protein kinase, which produces MDIIEGLLLQERYRVVKSLGSGSFGKTFLLNDTQSDRPKVLKVLDPEQNFIEEGDRQKVITLFKREAHALQTLDHPGIPKGDPDGYFLYRSPHRFEPYHCLVMEYIAGEDLRTWQEKNPPLSEPLAKQWLTQLLDILIYLHSQNPPVLHRDIKPGNIMLKPDGQLVLVDFGAIREVTETFLEKQKAEQSTTKIYARGYSPPEQMQGFTTALSDLFALGRTLISLLVGQPISKLEFDPQTHQICWQDRVQISALFADLLVSMTALEAQSRPASAVVARQHLLQQTWWRNGLFVGWKTFRPFQGVSAAVVVSIAMWLWGVPWVATELNEQGYNAYADDNWQRAESLFRWALRFNPKKAESHYYLGFFAEEEGNMEMAKERYQQAIASQATFSRAYNDLGRLYLLQNDPRSALPILEMGVQQGFNDPQYTESLQAALHKNLAWAGLATSNLSLAKEQLQKSLTLEDERPAAHCLLAQVAEQEEKMKQAQNSWKLCYQYAQERDRDFPEIQQWQAEAQKFLVASEDLASSID
- a CDS encoding NACHT domain-containing protein; this translates as MPTEQNPSPAFSRASQVWLLEELYRDLGTAKQAYDSKQPPTLEDQEKEFLRGLLCGHDAKEIGQVLHLSEKHVRTELSRKIYRYVEQLTGRKVKHWSEVPLFLEQYRRGGITWPTYSALRSIDLIQAPNIDRFLGRKAELDTLKFWFTSEQTQLLLLWGKYGVGKSLLVAKLAVTLAEEKETPFQVVVWRSLLNFPRLSDLIASLKPLLAPDVEPKEQWLTVDLLRWLHNYPCLLILDDWQAVCGAKLGEQPSHDYSHLLQSLSQQTHRSCIVLISEQQPAEYAQLLNDEAVRELRLKGLCESDALELLDRLNIQGTPTERQTLIQRYQGNPRALSMAAMTLKNQWHDNLEPFLESTSLFIGDAVAQAVQAQLNHLQPEVRSLLDWLTIAENQSVTLEELTQAISGGVEQSKVSNSLSQLQRLDWVMIAPETHPPGFQLDPMIAKYMRQQLSDRFINGIWQVCQTQQLEPNSVLQTHLLVWPESNNEQKLLKVVKTRLNQGFDSPLAWQKIWQETHNQAIANFLVGYTRRNWLLLGEVIP
- a CDS encoding CAP domain-containing protein, with the protein product MIDIFNPLPGDGLEPEEQKLYTLINEYRGQNGLPAIPLSNALTLVANRHVQDVAENLQITIGDSRNPHSWSWGAYDPDNESTYPNIWEAPQRLQTGYPGNGYENFFLTSAPLATAEQAFNSWINSPDHNATILNQGDWQRFSWDALGVGLYEGYGALWFGDEPDPTGAPPIGGSPTPSPTPTPSPNLTPPSLPPLPPSPPTPQPTPFILGSEANDQIMGTAGVDTILALGGDDIAMGNSGNDYVNGNLGNDQVAGDFGDDSVRGGQGNDFVTGGEGNDFVFGDRQNDQVFGDNGDDILYGGQNEDYLDGGAGNDILYGDLGADVLIGGAGNDIFVLRPDAPDLIFFNDLEDFIGLTGGLSFNSLTFNSGIGDLANSTLIAQAGTNQILAILSNVNPSQIDARDFVTL
- a CDS encoding S8 family serine peptidase, with amino-acid sequence MIRFGTPENDLIVETQENDIIWGLAGADIIASNAGNDELYGNQGNDVLLGGRGADRIWGGQGDDLIVGNPDEDYVNGNQGNDTVHGGQGDDCVRGGQGNDWVSGDRGNDILYGDLGDDTLVGGPGQDIFVLGSGEDVIVDFTPGQDKIGLAAGVTFDSLQVSQRGEDSVVSDRGTGAIIGIFQGINATSLEASQFTNLLLNIPAPSPPPSVPDIPSSSPPPAPSLSILPPAAEVTPIETDPGNTLETASSISLSSNTRTFSQSVGGSDVADYYKFSLGATNTFELSLTGLTALATVDVLDAEGNIVLNGQLANNTSVISGELPNGAYRLRITSDAPTNYLLNTRITPQLPGVTTTISNLLLETFTDVSGPLIGLDNLRSDQRFNGVDGTGFAAVVLDTGINKDHPAFGNRVVYTEDFIDSDPTDASDANGHGSHVSSIIASSHPEYPGVAPGADIIHLKVFSDDEATNKTPGLVAAAVQQALQWVIDNADKYDIASVNMSLGAGNFEQLQSDYLSEEIEQIIQKNIIVVSASGNSFYPFKSVPGVAYPAADPNSLSIGAIFDTNVNLPPLSYASPLRWRNGARDDSTDTDRIVSFSQRHPTLTTVFAPGSVIFGANPSGNEFNDRSGTSQAAPHVAGMAVLAQQLAMQTLGRKLTHAEFEQMLKESGDNIFDGDDEQDNVDSTNTSYKRANMFALAEAIVQLPSSIPLQANPDTLSGFSTTVTGTSGDDSLPQQANASNTVPITINTADILANDLPNNNLVVDSVSNPFGNSVDLAGDTITFIPNILNPGGFDYTARNATTNQTSNSAKVILNFDLNLDGLAGNDLLIGGVLGRDTIQGGDGNDTIFAGVNSMNNDTVGGSDTVAGGRDNDSIWGGNGDDYLDVDASLVNSIIPASDDAVQGNDTIDGGFGNDTIGRLGASVGATGVDYYDGREGNDSILGGNQGSNAIGDTLIGGDGNDTIRGGTDDSGRDSIVGGNGNDSIAGGAEGSGGDTIDGGNGEDSIQGGAGSDSLLGGIGHDFIDGGNDNDTVLGGDQNDTLLGGAGNDSILGGNDQDTIEGGFGSDTLSGFNGSSGGDGTDRFVYNLNAILDPSPTTVGNISNVPPAVSQSEADYILAFDVNQDQIEIGTTIVPNVDLDNTQDPPSPVSLIFGGLPVNIGSGVGSTVGATYITGTSDSLIYIERNGVAGFTNEDIALMTLVGVTPNSLSSANFLGTPIPQPTVTLELIDGVAAENNTSNVATFTVTRTGGNIATNLSVNYTLGGTAVNGTDYQSLSGSVTIPAGQTQAVITVTPIDDLLFDGATTVDVTLAASGAYVLGTPNTGQATIYDNETVYVDDAYTTANATVEGGQAVVGINAFDQINPAIQAAGGDNAPPPATNANPGIVVVRAGNYPESVVIDRTISLRGPNAGVAGNGTRNPEANITGSLTGSITFDGTFPNTGPVEIDGFRIDPPDGIIGINTLNAGNNTIVTNNIIENVTNEQAIFNPPQTNPALNDTENLTISNNLIRNITTTGGITDRNGIFLLGVTNLNIQNNEIQDITGTTSRGINVSGIDGGTIANNTITNTTEDAIQIGNNLGGFTTGNVTISDNTITNANTSGSASNAGIRLRDGAFGAAINVTGNNVSTSFNGLAIRAGTGSLANVTVTNNALVANAGSFAITNLSGNPLTAIGNFSDLARTTPLVPGDVNGIVTI